Proteins encoded within one genomic window of Gigantopelta aegis isolate Gae_Host chromosome 2, Gae_host_genome, whole genome shotgun sequence:
- the LOC121382951 gene encoding zinc finger protein 2-like produces the protein MEMSNKAFPYRNNQPFAMSERGYGDTGMDSYEHYVMEYARSNASVMSNPGATMIPTPQLDTDQRPQTKAKSKASDSKKTSSSQVIACDVCDKYFKSANCLSKHSVAHTNERPYRCTMCPKTFKHSSTLKNHTKKHNGQLNHVCPVCHKRFLKPSILKEHFRVHSGEKPYQCSLCSKSFAVQQYLTRHMTTHTGEKKYQCCYCPKKFTDNSSLRYHRRTHTGERPFTCNECGETFISKLTADRHYQCKHSNNRPFCCHLCGKRFKFKVYLKKHLLVHAGQRNFKCPTCSRSFFTRANLKRHVLVHSEVKPYNCCLCDKDFRCWRSMIRHLATHGKMHLWKCCNCDKRFQVSRHLRVHYEVFCPKREILSLKKQTRNRHCLTLDGRIARSKLNQLKNGSFSCKLCGEHFKSLSLLYGKHMEEHKICLKPRYSCQYCSKKYWSRGALTKHIPLHSDVGGIRHRLMVADLQKQLHVLTQCGEDESPLYCRKCHLYFRKRSSFNSHMIIHTDQIFACIHCSKKYMKYQILLEHTKRKHDEERQKAKIEMLLMENVKKNSSNRRRKGGKASHQSSAKMDKGSPPYRNKHQDRKIAIPGHLLNLPQRTCRSRKTLNYVVEKLKMSSSGKRHRT, from the exons ATGGAAATGTCGAACAAAGCATTTCCTTACAGAAATAATCAACCATTTGCGATGTCTGAAAGAG gCTATGGTGACACTGGAATGGACAGTTATGAGCATTATGTTATGGAATATGCACGTTCCAATGCAAGTGTGATGTCAAATCCTGGTGCCACCATGATTCCAACACCTCAGTTAGATACTGATCAACGCCCTCAGACAAAAGCAAAATCAAAAGCCTCTGACAGTAAAAAGACAAGTAGCTCACAGGTTATCGCTTGTGATGTttgtgataaatattttaagtcGGCCAACTGTTTAAGCAAGCATAGTGTGGCACACACAAACGAAAGACCGTATCGCTGCACAATGTGTCCTAAAACATTCAAACACTCGAGCACGTTAAAGAATCACACAAAGAAACACAATGGACAGCTTAACCATGTGTGTCCGGTGTGTCACAAACGCTTCCTAAAACCCTCGATCCTCAAGGAACACTTCCGTGTTCACTCGGGAGAGAAACCGTACCAGTGTTCTCTGTGCTCCAAGTCATTCGCTGTGCAGCAGTATCTGACACGCCACATGACCACGCACACTGGGGAGAAGAAGTACCAGTGCTGCTACTGCCCCAAGAAGTTCACCGACAACAGTTCCTTACGGTACCACCGCCGCACACACACGGGAGAGCGGCCCTTCACGTGCAATGAGTGCGGGGAGACATTCATCTCCAAGCTGACGGCCGACAGACATTACCAATGCAAGCACTCCAACAACAGACCTTTCTGCTGCCATCTGTGTGGCAAGAGATTCAAGTTCAAAGTCTACCTAAAGAAGCACCTTCTTGTGCATGCTGGACAGAGGAACTTCAAGTGTCCCACCTGTTCACGCTCCTTCTTCACCAGAGCCAATCTGAAGCGGCATGTGTTGGTGCACTCTGAGGTGAAGCCGTACAACTGTTGTCTGTGTGACAAGGATTTCCGCTGCTGGCGAAGCATGATCCGACATCTGGCCACACACGGCAAGATGCATCTCTGGAAGTGCTGCAACTGCGACAAGAGATTCCAGGTCAGCAGGCATTTAAGGGTACACTACGAGGTGTTCTGTCCCAAACGCGAGATCCTCTCTTTGAAAAAACAGACCCGCAATAGACACTGCTTGACTCTTGATGGCCGCATAGCGAGGTCTAAACTCAACCAGTTAAAAAATGGCAGCTTCTCGTGCAAGCTGTGTGGGGAACATTTTAAGAGTTTGAGTCTTCTTTATGGAAAGCATATGGAAGAACACAAGATTTGCTTGAAGCCACGTTATTCTTGTCAGTACTGTAGCAAGAAATACTGGTCTAGAGGAGCCCTGACCAAGCACATTCCTCTTCATAGTGATGTAGGGGGTATTAGACATCGACTGATGGTTGCAGATCTGCAGAAACAACTGCATGTGTTAACGCAGTGTGGTGAAGACGAGAGTCCGCTGTACTGCAGGAAATGTCATCTATATTTCCGCAAGAGAAGTTCGTTCAATTCTCACATGATCATTCACACTGACCAGATCTTTGCCTGCATCCACTGCAGTAAGAAATACATGAAGTATCAAATACTCCTCGAACACACAAAACGCAAGCATGACGAAGAACGGCAGAAAGCCAAAATTGAGATGCTCCTAATGGAAAATGTGAAGAAGAATTCCAGTAATCGGCGACGCAAGGGGGGTAAAGCATCACACCAGTCAAGCGCTAAGATGGACAAGGGTAGCCCACCTTACCGCAACAAGCATCAGGATAGGAAGATAGCCATTCCTGGTCATTTGTTGAACCTTCCACAGAGGACATGTCGTTCACGAAAAACACTCAACTATGTAGTGGAAAAACTGAAAATGTCCAGCAGTGGGAAACGACACAGGACTTGA